A section of the Chiloscyllium plagiosum isolate BGI_BamShark_2017 chromosome 4, ASM401019v2, whole genome shotgun sequence genome encodes:
- the si:dkey-181m9.8 gene encoding E3 ubiquitin-protein ligase RNF31 isoform X6, protein MALFLCYAEPASHLVGLIEDVRKSLMNCLIDPLQIPLSQEQHSPTSVVLPSWPSTVPSIGNNYSSFKNIPQPLNSGCFQPFYSNIWSLGYQYQGSAYPMTPAGISPRSSSSRPLHETVERKSDQALKKKMDSVEQTADLFEDLHLDKVLNAFDLATSLKNKQGVADDTFSSDRIESENAKPLRLHDAQNSSSHKDERRVHVLNIPVEFPAHRMKDKLTIIFQRAVNGGGEIVNFQYPTRIPGSAVITFCDAKVAERVVKQEHRLITINNKKFPIQVKLYNEKDGVLDKDVIGTEICPMVTVESSSIPVDLPKEKSEIFQSLMSIQDNNFTAEDVMEAVESGLNFESALRYLSHECPICGEHVTFSKVVTMTYCNCSFCKDCFRQYFSSVIKEKSIVNMVCPKCSAPDLKSPNLQEDVTEYFNFLDIQIRYYLDEGLHELFQRKLRDRTLMEMPNFRWCAHCSFGLLHEVDRLRMDCPSCKKSTCFQCKIPWEQQHEGISCEKFRLWKQQNNPEYQASKLDVYLAKNGIECPNCRVRFDLSRGGCIHFRCTECHYQFCGGCKQPFKLGSACGFMSDCHTKGLHAHHPRDCFYHLRDWSVERLQQLLKNAGISLTGIVTDNSLEQMEGKCKVTEQRDTSQGLKDKQCGHPSVKGYLGFCKMHFIEFLVELINKSSLDPVLLYNKEEMLIELQRWGVAIPNQHVNEEDKQFTQRLRVKILNELKLDNPQKVFDKNTG, encoded by the exons CACTGTACCTTCCATTGGGAATAATTATTCAAGTTTCAAGAACATTCCTCAACCGTTGAATTCTGGCTGTTTCCAGCCTTTCTATTCAAATATATGGT CTCTTGGTTACCAATATCAAGGCAGTGCTTATCCTATGACACCTGCAGGAATTTCACCACG TTCGTCATCTTCCAGACCTTTGCATGAAACTGTTGAGAGAAAGTCTG ATCAAGCATTGAAGAAGAAAATGGATTCTGTAGAACAAACTGCAGACCTTTTTGAAGACTTGCATTTGGACAAAGTACTAAATGCATTTGACTTGGCGACATCTTTGAAAAACAAACAAG GTGTAGCTGATGATACTTTTTCTTCTGATCGAATTGAATCTGAAAATGCAAAACCTTTGAGGTTACACGATGCTCAAAATTCAAGCTCTCACAAGGATGAACGGAGAGTGCATGTACTTAACATTCCTGTTGAGTTTCCAGCACACAGGATGAAAGATAAGCTTACCATAATTTTTCAGCGTGCTGTCAACGGTGGTGGAGAAATAGTCAACTTTCAGTATCCGACTAGAATTCCAGGATCTGCTGTTATTACATTTTGTGATGCCAAAG TTGCAGAAAGAGTTGTCAAACAGGAACATCGCTTGATCACCATTAATAATAAAAAATTTCCCATACAAGTGAAGTTGTACAATGAAAAAGATGGTGTGTTGGATAAAGATGTCATTGGAACTGAAATTTGCCCTATGGTTACG GTGGAGTCATCATCGATTCCTGTTGATTTGCCAAAGGAAAAATCAGAAATTTTCCAGAGTTTAATGAGCATTCAGGACAATAATTTCACTGCTGAGGATGTGATGGAAGCTGTGGAGTCTGGTTTAAACTTCGAATCAGCTTTGCGGTATCTTTCTCATGAGTGTCCTATTTGTGGAGAGCATGTAACCTTTAGCAAG GTTGTGACAATGACATACTGTAACTGTTCATTCTGTAAAGACTGTTTTagacaatatttttcatcagttatAAAGGAGAAGAGTATAGTTAATATGGTTTGCCCAAAATGCAGTGCACCAGATCTGAAAAGTCCCAACCTCCAAGAGGATGTCACAGAATACTTCAACTTCTTGGATATTCAG ATTCGCTATTATCTTGACGAAGGGCTTCATGAGTTGTTCCAAAGAAAGCTTCGAGACCGAACTTTGATGGAAATGCCAAACTTCAGATGGTGTGCACAT TGTTCCTTCGGACTGTTACATGAAGTAGATCGACTGAGAATGGATTGTCCTTCTTGTAAGAAAAGCACATGCTTCCAATGCAAAATTCCA TGGGAGCAACAGCATGAAGGAATCAGCTGTGAAAAGTTTAGGTTATGGAAACAGCAGAATAACCCTGAATATCAGGCAAGCAAACTGGATGTCTACCTCGCCAAAAATGGAATAG AGTGCCCTAATTGCAGAGTTCGATTTGATCTGTCAAGAGGAGGTTGTATTCATTTTAGATGCACAGAGTGCCATTATCAGTTCTGTGGTGGCTGTAAGCAACCCTTTAAATTAGGATCG GCTTGTGGATTCATGAGTGACTGCCACACTAAGGGTTTACATGCGCATCATCCCCGGGACTGTTTCTATCACCTCAGAGACTGGAGTGTGGAACGGCTGCAGCAGCTATTGAAA AATGCGGGTATTTCCTTGACTGGCATTGTAACAGATAACAGTCTAGAACAGATGGAAG GTAAATGTAAAGTTACAGAGCAAAGAGATACATCACAAGGTCTGAAAGATAAACAGTGTGGGCATCCATCAGTGAAAGGCTACTTGGGCTTCTGCAA aatgcATTTTATAGAGTTTTTGGTGGAACTCATTAATAAAAGTTCTTTGGACCCAGTCCTACTATACAATAAGGAGGAAATGTTAATTGAACTACAACGCTGGGGTGTAGCAATCCCTAACCAACATGTGAATGAAGAAGACAAACAATTTACGCAAAGACTAAGAGTT aaaatattgaatgAATTAAAGCTG